The Atribacter laminatus genome contains the following window.
GGCGGGATTTCCAATTCGTATCGCCGTTGCAACCGTATGAGGTTTCTCAACCGGTATCCCGGTTACCAGCGGGCAAGATCCTTGGGCTTGAAACCCAATCATCTTGGGTAGGACGTTGATTTCTTTTCGGTTAAAAAGTTCCTTAAAGCCCTTCCAATAGGCAGTTATATTTCCGGCATTGCCAACCGGAAGAGCAAGATAATCCGGTACTCCTTTCATCCAATCAACGATTTCGAAAGCCGCTGTTTTTTGGCCTTCAATTCGAAAAGGATTGATGGAATTTACCAATGCCACCGGATAATGCGAGGTTATAGAACGGACAATAGTCAAAGCCTCGTCAAAATTACCCTGGATAGCAATAACCCGTGCTCCGTGCATCAATGCTTGCGAGAGCTTCCCTAAGGCAATTTTGCCTTGAGGTATCAAGACAATACATTGAATCCCTGCTCGTCGAGCATATGCGGCAGCCGAAGCAGAAGTATTCCCGGTTGATGCACACATGATTACTTTCTTGCCTTCTTCGACCGCTTTCGCAACTGCCATGACCATTCCTCGGTCTTTAAAGGAGCCAGTTGGATTCATCCCTTCAAATTTAAAAAAGAGAGACTTTAATTTCAAATGTTTAACAATATGCTGAGACCGGATAAGCGGAGTGCTTCCTTCCTGTAAAGTCAATTCCGGAGTCCGAGGGTTTACTGGAAGATAGTCAGCAAAATGTGAAATAACACCAGGCCAATACAAGTTCATGCCTCCTTGATCATAATAAAATAATTGAGATAAAGAATATCATAAAAACCCTTTATTTGTAACATCTTGGTTTCTATTCAGCAAGATTTTCTTTCAGATCGGTTTCATTGACAGAACAGACTAAAAATCATACTATTTTGATATCCTTAGAAAGGTAGTGTGCTATCCAATGAAAATTTCTACAAGAGCTCGATATGGATTACGATTATTAGTCGATTTGGCCGAACACTCAGGGAAAGATCCGGTTAAATTAAAAGATATTTCCCGGCGTCAAAACATATCCCTCAATTACCTTCGGCAGCTTATCATGCCCCTGGAATCGAATAATATCGTTCGAAGCATCCGTGGAAACCGTGGTGGTTATCTCTTAGGAAAAAAACCAGAAGAAATTAACCTTTTGGACATCATGAACCTTTTAGAAGGCCCAATGAATTTAGTCGATTGTGTTCATAACAAAAACCTTTGTCAAATATCGGATACCTGTCCAACTCGAAAAATATGGGTAGAAATATCGGAAAAAATGGAGCAGTCACTTTCTCAAAGAAGTTTAAAAGATCTCATGGAAAACAATGAAATACTCAACTAAAAATTGAACAGGGGGTCAAAAAAGATTGTCCAAAAACTACCTTCTTGCCCCATTTTTTTTAGCTCTCATTGTTATTGGTTTGGGGCTTTCTGGAATCGGGTCGGTCGTCCCCGAAATGTCCAAACAGTTTGGTGTCAGCTCAGCTGTGATGGGACGGGTTTTCCTTTTCCATGGATTAGGATACTTCATTTCCATTATGGTTGCCGGTTTTTTAGGTGATATTATTCAAAAATCTCTTCTTCTTCGTTTGGGCTTGTTAATTAGTGCTTTCGGGTTTGCCGGAATTTCTTTTTTTACCAATTTTACCCCGGTCATTCTCAGTTTCATGGCAATGGGAATTGGACTTGGTTTTTTAGACTGCATGGTTAATCCAATTTTAACCGAAATTTTTACTAAAAACCCCGGAACCATTCTCAACGTTGTTCATGCTTTTTACGGCCTTGGTTCCTTGTCTGCTCCTCGTTTGTACGCTTTTTTAAGCCAACGACAATATAACTGGCAGAATTTTTACTCTATCGTGACGGTTATCACCGTGGTGGTTTTTATTCTTTTTCTTCTCCCCTTCCTCCCCAAAAGTCAGGGAAAAATGGGCTTTCGAAATATCTTAAAAATTTTTCGCTATCGAGCTTTCTGGTTTATGGGAGCGATAACCATGTTTTATTCCGGTGGAGTGACCGTGTTGAACGGATGGATCGTGTCCTATTTTAAAGAGAAAGGACTATCCGTTCCCGTTGGAGCAGTTTACCTATCCTTTTTTTGGCTGGGGTTAATGGTTGGCCGTTTTGTTCTTTCCTGGATGGCCGATCGAATCGGACATCTCCGCATGATCCAACTCAATACCATTGGAGGAATAATTTTTGTAATTTTAACCATCAGTCTTCCTATTTCGGCAATTCTCACGCCCACCTTCCTCTTCTTTACCGGCTTCATGCTCTCCACTATCATGCCAACTACTCTTGCTTATGCCGTTGTCAATTATCCAGAGACAGCCTCAACGGCTTCGGGATGGGTCTTAACCAATAACGGGATTGCTACGCTCTTTTTCCCATGGTTTGGAGGGATTTTAGCTTCTTATACCAGTTTCCAAACCACCTTGTTATTAGTTCCGGTTTTGCTTGTCACCATGCTCGTTTTTCAGTGGTTATTAGCCGGGGAAATTAAAAGAACTCAAAAATCCCCAGTTAAAAGCACGGTCAGCGGTTAATAGGTTAATAGGCATATACCCTTCCATAAGGACGAGTAGTGGTAGGGAAAACCTTGACAAAATCATCCCTTTTAAAGTCTGGTATTTCCAGGTCAAGGTCTTGAGAAAACTCGTTCAGGTAGGAAGTGATTTCGTCATAATCTCTGGGAGTCGGCTGCTCAATGCCGATTCCCAGACCAGCTTGTTCCGGCCGGAATCGACCGCGAATAAATAATTTCCCTCCGTGCATTCCCGAAGCGATGAACTTCCCCACCGGAGAACAACTTGAATCATAACCAAGACCTAATACAACAATTAAACCCCCTGCCATATACTCCCCAAGAAAATCTTGGCTTGACCCACCGATAATGATAACTGGATAGTCGTTTAGATATGATTTCATGTGAATACCCACTCGATATCCAACATCGCCTTTAACCCATATCTTCCCACCCCTCATAGCATATCCGGCAATGTCTCGAATGTCGCCTTCAACGATAATCTTCCCCGAGTTCATGGTATTGCCAACCCCATCTTGAGCATTCCCATGGACAAGTATGGTCGCACCGTCCATAAACATTCCCAAGTCATCTCCTGGAACACCATTGATCTCGATTATTCCCTCACCAGATAAGGATCGGCCGATATAACGTTGACCGTTCACTCCTTGGAGAGAGAAATTACGAAATCCGTCTTTCCACATGGCTTCGATTTCCTGGTTAATTTCTCGGTAATGACGTCCTTGACAAGGGATAGTAGTCATACTTCAATACCGGCTCCTTTCACTAAATGTTTACGATACCGAGTCGGAAGGTTAATCAATCCGAAATTAGGTTCCAGTAACTTGTCAAAAAAAGCCTGAACCGGTAGTTTTTGTCGCATAAGGTTGATATAAATTCCTGATTTTTCAATATCCCCAATAAAAATCACCCCAACGATACAGTCATCTTTGATCACTAATTTCTTATAATTTTCCCGATCCTTCTTGATTATAATTTCACAGTTATCATCGGTAGGATTCACAATCCCAGCTGATACCAGCGCTTTTTCGCCAACTTCAACCGCATTCATAGGTAAGCTCCCTAGATAAGAAACCACCCGTCCAGACATATTCCAACCGGCAATGCGTCCTTGATTGACCGCCTCAGGCCAAATTGCTACCACATTCCTTTCGCCGGTCAATAAATGACAAGTTTCTGCAACATCACCGGCTGCATAAATTCCCGGACAGGAAGATTGTTGATATTCATCAACCAGAATCCCTCGATTAATTTTAATGTTGGAAGAACGAAGCCAATCGACATTGGGACGGACTCCTATAGCCATAACTGCTATATCGGCTGGGATTCGACGTCCACTTTTTAAAAGAACATCACTCAACTTCCCTTTTTCATTTTCAAAGGATACAATTGTGTCTTCTTTGATAATATGCACTCCGGAACGAAGTAGTGATTTTTCTAAATAATAGGATCCTTCTTCATCTAACATATTTTGCAGAAGGCGAGGTGCCAATTCGATTAAGGTAAGGTTTTTATTCATGCTCATCATGGCTTCACAGGTTTT
Protein-coding sequences here:
- a CDS encoding MFS transporter, with product MSKNYLLAPFFLALIVIGLGLSGIGSVVPEMSKQFGVSSAVMGRVFLFHGLGYFISIMVAGFLGDIIQKSLLLRLGLLISAFGFAGISFFTNFTPVILSFMAMGIGLGFLDCMVNPILTEIFTKNPGTILNVVHAFYGLGSLSAPRLYAFLSQRQYNWQNFYSIVTVITVVVFILFLLPFLPKSQGKMGFRNILKIFRYRAFWFMGAITMFYSGGVTVLNGWIVSYFKEKGLSVPVGAVYLSFFWLGLMVGRFVLSWMADRIGHLRMIQLNTIGGIIFVILTISLPISAILTPTFLFFTGFMLSTIMPTTLAYAVVNYPETASTASGWVLTNNGIATLFFPWFGGILASYTSFQTTLLLVPVLLVTMLVFQWLLAGEIKRTQKSPVKSTVSG
- the thrC gene encoding threonine synthase, whose product is MYWPGVISHFADYLPVNPRTPELTLQEGSTPLIRSQHIVKHLKLKSLFFKFEGMNPTGSFKDRGMVMAVAKAVEEGKKVIMCASTGNTSASAAAYARRAGIQCIVLIPQGKIALGKLSQALMHGARVIAIQGNFDEALTIVRSITSHYPVALVNSINPFRIEGQKTAAFEIVDWMKGVPDYLALPVGNAGNITAYWKGFKELFNRKEINVLPKMIGFQAQGSCPLVTGIPVEKPHTVATAIRIGNPASWKGAINARDESGGSIEAVTDEEILAAQRMLAGEEGLFVEPASAASLAGVLKKNQAGFFQGKETVVCVLTGHGLKDPDIAIEQCRDRIEELEASEEKIIEHLELSGEKHD
- a CDS encoding NAD(P)/FAD-dependent oxidoreductase — protein: MKKIETDFFIVGYSVASWWCIKSIVENDSFCCIQAISDEKTVYSRPLITYGLGKTINSIAYHGTLEESSQVQVRYETKVKQLDVNRKLAFLSDETEITFNKALIASGGVPILPEISGHEIPGIFTFTRRKDMANIDAFMKKNSSKNIVILGGGFIGLKTCEAMMSMNKNLTLIELAPRLLQNMLDEEGSYYLEKSLLRSGVHIIKEDTIVSFENEKGKLSDVLLKSGRRIPADIAVMAIGVRPNVDWLRSSNIKINRGILVDEYQQSSCPGIYAAGDVAETCHLLTGERNVVAIWPEAVNQGRIAGWNMSGRVVSYLGSLPMNAVEVGEKALVSAGIVNPTDDNCEIIIKKDRENYKKLVIKDDCIVGVIFIGDIEKSGIYINLMRQKLPVQAFFDKLLEPNFGLINLPTRYRKHLVKGAGIEV
- a CDS encoding RrF2 family transcriptional regulator; its protein translation is MKISTRARYGLRLLVDLAEHSGKDPVKLKDISRRQNISLNYLRQLIMPLESNNIVRSIRGNRGGYLLGKKPEEINLLDIMNLLEGPMNLVDCVHNKNLCQISDTCPTRKIWVEISEKMEQSLSQRSLKDLMENNEILN